A single window of Phyllostomus discolor isolate MPI-MPIP mPhyDis1 chromosome 13, mPhyDis1.pri.v3, whole genome shotgun sequence DNA harbors:
- the PGAM5 gene encoding serine/threonine-protein phosphatase PGAM5, mitochondrial isoform X1 → MAFRHALQLAACGLAGGSAAVLFSAVAVGKPRAGGDAEPRVVEPSAWAGVARPGPGVWDPNWDRREPLSLVNLRKRNLDSGDDDVASRVDHCKAKATRHIFLIRHSQYHVDASRDKDRTLTPLGREQAELTGLRLASLGLKFNKIVHSSMTRAVETTNIISKHLPGVSMVSTDLLREGAPIEPDPPVSHWKPEAVQYYEDGARIEAAFRNYIHRADAKQQEDSYEIFICHANVIRYIVCRALQFPPEGWLRLSLNNGSITHLVVRPDGRVALRALGDTGFMPPDKISRS, encoded by the exons ATGGCGTTCCGGCACGCGCTGCAGCTGGCGGCCTGCGGCCTGGCCGGGGGCTCGGCCGCCGTGCTCTTCTCTGCCGTGGCGGTGGGGAAGCCCCGTGCGGGCGGGGACGCGGAGCCGCGCGTGGTCGAGCCGTCGGCGTGGGCCGGGGTCGCACGTCCCGGGCCCGGCGTCTGGGACCCCAACTGGGACAG GCGAGAACCGCTGTCCCTTGTCAACCTGCGGAAGAGGAACCTAGACTCTGGAGATGACGACGTGGCGTCCAGGGTCGACCACTGCAAAGCCAAGGCCACGCGGCACATCTTCCTTATCAGGCACTCCCAGTACCACGTGGACGCCTCCCGGGACAAGGACCGCACCCTGACGCCCCTGG GTCGTGAACAGGCTGAGCTAACTGGTCTCCGACTTGCAAGCTTGGGGCTGAAGTTTAATAAAATAGTGCATTCCTCCATGACCCGCGCAGTGGAAACCACCAACATCATCAGCAAACACCTGCCAG GAGTCTCCATGGTCAGTACAGACCTGCTGAGGGAAGGTGCCCCCATTGAGCCCGACCCCCCTGTGTCTCACTGGAAGCCAGAGGCTGTG CAGTATTATGAAGACGGAGCCAGGATTGAGGCCGCCTTCCGGAACTACATCCACCGGGCAGATGCCAAGCAGCAGGAGGACAGTTACGAGATCTTCATCTGCCACGCCAACGTCATCCGCTACATTGTGTGCCG GGCACTGCAGTTCCCTCCTGAAGGCTGGCTCCGCCTCTCCCTCAACAACGGCAGCATCACCCATCTGGTGGTCCGGCCCGATGGCCGTGTGGCTCTCCGGGCCCTTGGGGACACGGGGTTCATGCCTCCTGACAAGATCTCCCGCTCCTGA
- the PGAM5 gene encoding serine/threonine-protein phosphatase PGAM5, mitochondrial isoform X2, giving the protein MAFRHALQLAACGLAGGSAAVLFSAVAVGKPRAGGDAEPRVVEPSAWAGVARPGPGVWDPNWDRREPLSLVNLRKRNLDSGDDDVASRVDHCKAKATRHIFLIRHSQYHVDASRDKDRTLTPLGREQAELTGLRLASLGLKFNKIVHSSMTRAVETTNIISKHLPGVSMVSTDLLREGAPIEPDPPVSHWKPEAVYYEDGARIEAAFRNYIHRADAKQQEDSYEIFICHANVIRYIVCRALQFPPEGWLRLSLNNGSITHLVVRPDGRVALRALGDTGFMPPDKISRS; this is encoded by the exons ATGGCGTTCCGGCACGCGCTGCAGCTGGCGGCCTGCGGCCTGGCCGGGGGCTCGGCCGCCGTGCTCTTCTCTGCCGTGGCGGTGGGGAAGCCCCGTGCGGGCGGGGACGCGGAGCCGCGCGTGGTCGAGCCGTCGGCGTGGGCCGGGGTCGCACGTCCCGGGCCCGGCGTCTGGGACCCCAACTGGGACAG GCGAGAACCGCTGTCCCTTGTCAACCTGCGGAAGAGGAACCTAGACTCTGGAGATGACGACGTGGCGTCCAGGGTCGACCACTGCAAAGCCAAGGCCACGCGGCACATCTTCCTTATCAGGCACTCCCAGTACCACGTGGACGCCTCCCGGGACAAGGACCGCACCCTGACGCCCCTGG GTCGTGAACAGGCTGAGCTAACTGGTCTCCGACTTGCAAGCTTGGGGCTGAAGTTTAATAAAATAGTGCATTCCTCCATGACCCGCGCAGTGGAAACCACCAACATCATCAGCAAACACCTGCCAG GAGTCTCCATGGTCAGTACAGACCTGCTGAGGGAAGGTGCCCCCATTGAGCCCGACCCCCCTGTGTCTCACTGGAAGCCAGAGGCTGTG TATTATGAAGACGGAGCCAGGATTGAGGCCGCCTTCCGGAACTACATCCACCGGGCAGATGCCAAGCAGCAGGAGGACAGTTACGAGATCTTCATCTGCCACGCCAACGTCATCCGCTACATTGTGTGCCG GGCACTGCAGTTCCCTCCTGAAGGCTGGCTCCGCCTCTCCCTCAACAACGGCAGCATCACCCATCTGGTGGTCCGGCCCGATGGCCGTGTGGCTCTCCGGGCCCTTGGGGACACGGGGTTCATGCCTCCTGACAAGATCTCCCGCTCCTGA
- the PXMP2 gene encoding peroxisomal membrane protein 2 isoform X1, with product MAPAASRLPSETGLAALPRRALSQYLRLLRLYPVLTKAATSGILSALGNFLAQMIKKRKKENGSQKLDSSGPLRYAIYGFFFTGPLSHFFYLFMEHWIPPEVPWAGVKRLLLDRLLFAPAFLLLFFLVMNFLEGGDPAAGAAKVRSAFWPALQTNWRLWTPVQFINVNYVPVQDPTLVSWIQHPLAARLGCCGSVD from the exons ATGGCTCCGGCCGCGTCCAGGCTACCGTCCGAGACCGGGCTCGCGGCGCTGCCGCGGCGGGCGCTCTCTCAGTACCTGCGCCTCCTGCGGCTCTACCCGGTGCTCACCAAAGCGGCCACCAG CGGCATCTTGTCAGCACTTGGGAATTTCCTGGCCCAGATgattaagaagaggaaaaaagaaaacggCTCTCAAAAGCTAGACAGCAGTGGGCCTCTCAGATATGCCATTTACGG GTTCTTCTTCACAGGGCCACTGAGccacttcttctacctcttcaTGGAGCACTGGATCCCTCCCGAGGTCCCCTGGGCCGGGGTCAAGAGGCTCCTCCTGGACCGCCTTCTCTTTGCACCAGCCTTCCTGTTGTTGTTCTTCCTCGTCATGAACTTCCTGGAG GGCGGAGACCCGGCCGCCGGCGCCGCCAAGGTGAGGAGCGCCTTCTGGCCGGCGCTGCAGACCAACTGGCGCCTCTGGACCCCGGTGCAGTTCATCAACGTCAACTACGTCCCGGTGCAG GATCCCACCCTGGTATCATGGATACAACATCCCTTGGCGGCCCGcctgggctgctgtggctcagtggactga
- the PXMP2 gene encoding peroxisomal membrane protein 2 isoform X2: MAPAASRLPSETGLAALPRRALSQYLRLLRLYPVLTKAATSGILSALGNFLAQMIKKRKKENGSQKLDSSGPLRYAIYGFFFTGPLSHFFYLFMEHWIPPEVPWAGVKRLLLDRLLFAPAFLLLFFLVMNFLEGGDPAAGAAKVRSAFWPALQTNWRLWTPVQFINVNYVPVQFRVLFANLVALFWYAYLASLGK, from the exons ATGGCTCCGGCCGCGTCCAGGCTACCGTCCGAGACCGGGCTCGCGGCGCTGCCGCGGCGGGCGCTCTCTCAGTACCTGCGCCTCCTGCGGCTCTACCCGGTGCTCACCAAAGCGGCCACCAG CGGCATCTTGTCAGCACTTGGGAATTTCCTGGCCCAGATgattaagaagaggaaaaaagaaaacggCTCTCAAAAGCTAGACAGCAGTGGGCCTCTCAGATATGCCATTTACGG GTTCTTCTTCACAGGGCCACTGAGccacttcttctacctcttcaTGGAGCACTGGATCCCTCCCGAGGTCCCCTGGGCCGGGGTCAAGAGGCTCCTCCTGGACCGCCTTCTCTTTGCACCAGCCTTCCTGTTGTTGTTCTTCCTCGTCATGAACTTCCTGGAG GGCGGAGACCCGGCCGCCGGCGCCGCCAAGGTGAGGAGCGCCTTCTGGCCGGCGCTGCAGACCAACTGGCGCCTCTGGACCCCGGTGCAGTTCATCAACGTCAACTACGTCCCGGTGCAG TTCCGGGTGCTCTTTGCCAACCTGGTGGCTCTGTTCTGGTATGCCTACCTGGCCTCCCTGGGGAAGTGA